The proteins below come from a single Mugil cephalus isolate CIBA_MC_2020 chromosome 7, CIBA_Mcephalus_1.1, whole genome shotgun sequence genomic window:
- the col15a1b gene encoding collagen, type XV, alpha 1b isoform X2, producing the protein MRAMQISLILLFLLSSPIQAQWWSLLWANPKTETYSSPSSGTPTITSGFITLLGPSDPPRTATEWVGNEDGVMEKTVEGTPSEGSVVASTLPSSIVSVSAQSAVGPEALPPEKNTVRGSIIKSQYKLLKHWKSERGSGSHLDLTELIGVPLPPSVSFTPGYEGFPAYNFEPEANIGRLTKTFVPASFYRDFSIIVTVRPASQRGGVLFAITDAHQKVVELGLALTPVRGGLQSILLYYTDREQASHSHKAAAFSVPDMTDQWTRFTVVVEHDEVRLYMDCGEAERTSFHRRPERLTFSRNSGIFVANAGSTGLDRFVGSIQQLVIKDDPRAAEEQCEDDDPYASGYASGDDALDDRETEEETMKNEQRRRPSTAEREDSVPVRAPPTHDPEVELEEYSGHMTPTVATKELLTREPHRTEEPGERPPDDHVRPGSKGERGDPGPPGPPGPQGDPAVHGDTKPGPIGPQGPPGTPGFPGVPGIEGQKGSKGDKGDMGLRGPQGFPGLNGEAGVKGEKGEPGVGLPGAPGSPGLPGPPGPPRSRSVPYGPDALGSGFEDLDSDAELVRGPPGPPGPPGPPGPPGPHLAQTDTSGEHSATYAGPPGVPGRDGLPGKNGVPMFEDWFSGSGSEGSGLSSELSSVLSSDLGSDFGSGFSSGSGSGLDFGSAWGSGEGPAGKDGTPGLPGTVGQKGDQGMPGPPGPKGECGSGGTAGSPGPRGPNGQPGKRGPPGPPGPPGPSGTSGTKFFVEDMEGSGKRDMLIETGVRGPQGIPGLPGPPGPRGEDGVPGISVKGEPGEPGSSGSQGPAGMPGTRGPKGDKGSPGLKGDQGADGLSIPGPPGPPGPPGPPINIQDFLNATNGILNLTEIRGPPGPMGPRGPKGEIGSTGIQGSAGLKGEKGEPGVTIAADGSLLSAPRGPQGPKGIKGDRGYPGPAGLMGPIGPSGEKGECGIPGRPGRPGLLGKKGDKGDSVGVVGPPGPPGPPGLPGRILGLNGTVFPVRPRPHCKNGRESPRRRDTVGPKGEKGDEGLPGEPGTPAPGFPDAIVGARGDQGYKGEKGEKGDAGLPGPPGLPGRSGLVGPKGESIVGPQGPVGSPGQPGAPGFGRPGPRGPPGPAGPPGLSAYETTIPGPPGPPGPPGPANLVITYKTFNALTRDSQRAAEGTLAYVSDRGGELYIRARNGWRKIQLGELIHPGPSSSESSQSLSRPGDRSRPHRTNSQELQDGSRAYQPSYNVLPQTFNGVPGLHLVALNAPLRGDMRGIRGADFQCYQQARAMGLTATYRAFLSSHLQDLATIVRKTDRNDMPVVNLRGEVLFSSWMSIFSGNGGTYDPSIPIYSFDGRNVMTDSTWPDKLVWHGSSVVGSRLTSNYCEAWRTADMAVTGQAAMLQTGRMLGQHARSCSSHYIVLCIENTYVGDRHQRRP; encoded by the exons atgAGAGCCATGCAGATCTCTcttatcctcctcttcctcctctcctctcccataCAAGCCCAATGGTGGAGTTTGTTGTGGGCAAACCCAAAAACCGAAACCTACAGCTCTCCGTCCTCCGGTACTCCTACCATCACCTCTGGGTTTATTACCCTCTTGGGCCCTTCTGACCCCCCACGGACAGCAACAGAGTGGGTGGGAAATGAGGACGGGGTGATGGAGAAAACTGTGGAGGGTACTCCATCAGAGGGGTCTGTGGTGGCCTCTACTCTACCCAGCTCAATAGTATCAGTCTCTGCCCAAAGCGCTGTTGGACCTGAGGCATTACCTCCAGAGAAGAATACAGTCAGAGGCAGCATAATTAAGTCCCAGTACAAACTTCTAAAACACTGGAAAAGTG AACGCGGCTCAGGAAGTCATCTGGACCTGACAGAGTTAATTGGCGTCCCACTCCCTCCCTCGGTCTCCTTCACTCCTGGCTATGAGGGTTTTCCAGCCTACAACTTTGAACCCGAGGCCAACATCGGCAGACTCACCAAAACCTTTGTGCCAGCGTCGTTCTACCGGGACTTTTCTATCATTGTCACG GTGCGTCCAGCcagccagagaggaggagtTCTCTTTGCCATCACAGACGCCCATCAGAAGGTGGTGGAACTGGGTTTGGCCCTCACTCCAGTGCGTGGGGGGCTCCAGAGCATCTTACTGTATTACACTGACAGAGAACAGGCTTCTCACAGCCACAAAGCTGCTGCCTTTAGTGTCCCAGACATGACTGACCAGTGGACACGGTTCACG GTGGTGGTGGAACATGACGAGGTGCGTCTCTACATGGACTGCGGAGAGGCCGAGAGGACCAGCTTTCATCGGAGGCCAGAGAGACTCACCTTCTCACGCAACTCTGGCATTTTTGTAGCCAATGCAGGAAGCACAGGGCTCGACAGGTTTGTG gGTTCTATTCAGCAGCTGGTCATAAAAGATGATCCCAGAGCAGCTGAGGAGCAGTGTGAAGACGACGATCCTTAT GCCTCAGGATACGCCAGTGGAGATGATGCTCTGGATGACAGAGAGACTGAGGAAGAAACAATGAAGAATGAACAGAGGAGAAGACCTAGCACAGCAGAG AGAGAGGACAGTGTTCCTGTTAGAGCTCCACCCACTCACGATCCAGAGGTGGAGCTTGAGGAGTAttctggtcacatgactccaACAGTTGCCACTAAAGAACTTCTAACAAGAG AACCACATCGAACAGAGGAGCCAGGAGAGCGACCACCAGAT GATCATGTCAGACCTGGGTCAAAAGGAGAGCGTGGTGATCCCGGGCCGCCTGGACCACCTGGCCCCCAAGGTGACCCAGCTGTACATGGGGATACCAAGCCGGGACCAATTGGACCACAAGGACCACCAGGAACCCCTGGATTCCCTGGAGTACCAGGGATAGAGGGACAGAAG GGAAGCAAGGGAGATAAAGGAGACATG GGTCTGAGAGGTCCTCAGGGATTTCCAGGTTTGAACGGGGAAGCTGGTGTTAAAGGAGAAAAG GGAGAACCAGGAGTTGGTTTACCAGGCGCCCCAGGCTCCCCAGGCCTTCCCGGCCCCCCGGGTCCTCCCAGATCACGCAGTGTTCCT TATGGACCAGATGCCCTGGGTTCTGGCTTTGAAGACCTGGACAGTGATGCTGAACTCGTCAGG GGACCTCCTGGTCCTCCAGGGCCTCCAGGGCCTCCTGGTCCACCTGGACCTCACCTGGCACAAACTGACACCAGTGGAGAACACTCAGCTACGTATGCTGGACCACCTGGTGTGCCTGGCAGAGATGGACTTCCAGGGAAAAATGGAGTACCA ATGTTTGAGGATTGGTTTAGTGGTTCTGGGTCTGAAGGTTCAGGTTTGAGCTCAGAGTTATCCTCTGTCCTCAGCTCAGACCTCGGCTCAGACTTCGGCTCTGGTTTCAGTTCTGGTTCAGGCTCTGGGCTTGACTTCGGGTCTGCTTGGGGTTCAGGCGAG GGTCCAGCAGGAAAAGATGGGACTCCAGGTCTACCGGGAACTGTGGGACAGAAG GGGGACCAAGGGATGCCTGGACCACCTGGACCAAAG GGGGAATGTGGCTCTGGGGGTACAGCAGGATCCCCAGGACCACGTGGGCCTAATGGTCAACCAGGAAAGAGAGGCCCACCCGGTCCCCCAGGTCCCCCGGGACCCTCTGGAACTTCGGGAACCAAGTTCTTTGTAGAG GATATGGAAGGATCTGGAAAAAGGGACATGCTTATTGAAACTGGAGTCAGAGGCCCACAG GGAATCCCTGGCCTACCCGGCCCTCCTGGACCACGG gGTGAGGATGGAGTCCCTGGAATCTCTGTCAAG GGTGAACCAGGGGAGCCAGGATCATCAGGTTCACAGGGTCCTGCCGGAATGCCAGGTACCAGG GGGCCCAAAGGAGATAAAGGCAGTCCAGGACTCAAG GGTGATCAAGGTGCCGATGGTCTCAGTATACCAGGACCACCCGGACCTCCTGGGCCTCCAGGACCTCCCATTAACATACAAGAT TTCCTCAATGCCACAAATGGTATCCTCAACTTGACAGAGATCCGAGGACCACCTGGGCCCATG GGCCCCAGGGGACCGAAGGGAGAAATAGGCTCTACAGGCATCCAAGGGTCAGCAGGGCTTAAG ggagaaaagggagaaccAGGGGTGACTATTGCTGCAGATGGATCTCTCTTGTCAGCACCCAGAGGCCCTCAGGGGCCAAAAGGCATAAAG GGCGACCGTGGCTACCCCGGACCTGCTGGACTTATG GGCCCAATAGGACCTTCTGGAGAAAAGGGAGAGTGTGGCATCCCAGGACGTCCA GGGAGACCTGGTTTGCTTGGGAAGAAAGGTGACAAAGGAGATTCTGTTGGCGTAGTG ggACCTCCAGGTCCTCCCGGTCCCCCTGGCCTTCCAGGGAGAATCCTCGGACTGAACGGA ACGGTGTTCCCTGTGCGCCCCAGACCGCACTGCAAAAATGGACGA GAGTCACCGAGAAGGAGAGATACAGTTGGACctaaaggagaaaaaggagatgaaggatTACCTGGTGAGCCAGGGACACCTG CACCAGGATTTCCAGATGCAATAGTG GGTGCTAGAGGTGATCAAGGATACAAAGGTGAGAAGGGAGAAAAGGGTGACGCAGGCCTGCCTGGCCCTCCAGGACTGCCAGGGAGATCAGGACTGGTG GGACCAAAGGGTGAGTCCATTGTTGGCCCCCAGGGTCCTGTTGGTTCTCCTGGCCAGCCTGGAGCTCCTGGGTTTGGACGACCTGGACCTCGTGGGCCCCCCGGCCCTGCTGGACCTCCGGGACTATCTGCATATGAAACAA CTAttcctggtcctcctggtcctccgGGTCCACCAGGCCCTGCCAACCTG GTGATCACCTACAAGACATTTAACGCTCTCACCAGAGACTCACAGCGCGCTGCAGAAGGAACCTTGGCCTATGTGTCTGACAGAGGAGGGGAGCTGTACATCAGAGCACGCAACGGCTGGCGCAAGATCCAg CTCGGAGAGTTGATCCATCCTGGACCGTCCTCATCGGAGTCCTCTCAGTCCCTCAGCAGACCCGGAGACAGGAGTAGACCGCACAGGACCAATAGCCAG gagctgcaggacgGCAGTAGAGCCTACCAGCCCAGCTATAACGTGCTACCACAGACCTTCAACGGCGTACCTGGG CTCCACCTGGTGGCCCTGAACGCCCCACTCAGAGGAGACATGCGTGGCATCCGTGGAGCAGACTTCCAGTGCTACCAACAGGCCCGTGCCATGGGGCTCACAGCTACATACAGGGCCTTCCTGTCCTCACACCTCCAGGACCTGGCAACAATTGTGAGGAAGACCGACCGCAACGACATGCCCGTGGTTAACCTGAGG GGTGAGGTGCTGTTCAGCAGCTGGATGTCCATCTTCTCTGGGAACGGAGGCACATACGACCCATCCATACCCATCTACTCCTTTGACGGACGGAACGTGATGACAGACTCAACTTG GCCAGACAAGTTGGTGTGGCACGGCTCCAGCGTCGTGGGCAGCCGCCTGACCTCTAACTACTGCGAGGCGTGGAGGACGGCTGACATGGCGGTGACGGGCCAGGCCGCCATGCTGCAGACGGGGCGAATGTTAGGACAGCACGCCCGCTCCTGCTCCAGCCACTACATAGTGCTGTGCATAGAGAACACATACGTGGGAGACAGGCATCAGAGGAGGCCCTGA
- the col15a1b gene encoding collagen, type XV, alpha 1b isoform X3: protein MRAMQISLILLFLLSSPIQAQWWSLLWANPKTETYSSPSSGTPTITSGFITLLGPSDPPRTATEWVGNEDGVMEKTVEGTPSEGSVVASTLPSSIVSVSAQSAVGPEALPPEKNTVRGSIIKSQYKLLKHWKSERGSGSHLDLTELIGVPLPPSVSFTPGYEGFPAYNFEPEANIGRLTKTFVPASFYRDFSIIVTVRPASQRGGVLFAITDAHQKVVELGLALTPVRGGLQSILLYYTDREQASHSHKAAAFSVPDMTDQWTRFTVVVEHDEVRLYMDCGEAERTSFHRRPERLTFSRNSGIFVANAGSTGLDRFVGSIQQLVIKDDPRAAEEQCEDDDPYASGYASGDDALDDRETEEETMKNEQRRRPSTAEREDSVPVRAPPTHDPEVELEEYSGHMTPTVATKELLTREPHRTEEPGERPPDDHVRPGSKGERGDPGPPGPPGPQGDPAVHGDTKPGPIGPQGPPGTPGFPGVPGIEGQKGSKGDKGDMGLRGPQGFPGLNGEAGVKGEKGEPGVGLPGAPGSPGLPGPPGPPRSRSVPYGPDALGSGFEDLDSDAELVRGPPGPPGPPGPPGPPGPHLAQTDTSGEHSATYAGPPGVPGRDGLPGKNGVPMFEDWFSGSGSEGSGLSSELSSVLSSDLGSDFGSGFSSGSGSGLDFGSAWGSGEGPAGKDGTPGLPGTVGQKGDQGMPGPPGPKGECGSGGTAGSPGPRGPNGQPGKRGPPGPPGPPGPSGTSGTKFFVEDMEGSGKRDMLIETGVRGPQGIPGLPGPPGPRGEDGVPGISVKGEPGEPGSSGSQGPAGMPGTRGPKGDKGSPGLKGDQGADGLSIPGPPGPPGPPGPPINIQDFLNATNGILNLTEIRGPPGPMGPEGLPGRAGFPGPRGPKGEIGSTGIQGSAGLKGEKGEPGVTIAADGSLLSAPRGPQGPKGIKGDRGYPGPAGLMGPIGPSGEKGECGIPGRPGRPGLLGKKGDKGDSVGVVGPPGPPGPPGLPGRILGLNGESPRRRDTVGPKGEKGDEGLPGEPGTPAPGFPDAIVGARGDQGYKGEKGEKGDAGLPGPPGLPGRSGLVGPKGESIVGPQGPVGSPGQPGAPGFGRPGPRGPPGPAGPPGLSAYETTIPGPPGPPGPPGPANLVITYKTFNALTRDSQRAAEGTLAYVSDRGGELYIRARNGWRKIQLGELIHPGPSSSESSQSLSRPGDRSRPHRTNSQELQDGSRAYQPSYNVLPQTFNGVPGLHLVALNAPLRGDMRGIRGADFQCYQQARAMGLTATYRAFLSSHLQDLATIVRKTDRNDMPVVNLRGEVLFSSWMSIFSGNGGTYDPSIPIYSFDGRNVMTDSTWPDKLVWHGSSVVGSRLTSNYCEAWRTADMAVTGQAAMLQTGRMLGQHARSCSSHYIVLCIENTYVGDRHQRRP from the exons atgAGAGCCATGCAGATCTCTcttatcctcctcttcctcctctcctctcccataCAAGCCCAATGGTGGAGTTTGTTGTGGGCAAACCCAAAAACCGAAACCTACAGCTCTCCGTCCTCCGGTACTCCTACCATCACCTCTGGGTTTATTACCCTCTTGGGCCCTTCTGACCCCCCACGGACAGCAACAGAGTGGGTGGGAAATGAGGACGGGGTGATGGAGAAAACTGTGGAGGGTACTCCATCAGAGGGGTCTGTGGTGGCCTCTACTCTACCCAGCTCAATAGTATCAGTCTCTGCCCAAAGCGCTGTTGGACCTGAGGCATTACCTCCAGAGAAGAATACAGTCAGAGGCAGCATAATTAAGTCCCAGTACAAACTTCTAAAACACTGGAAAAGTG AACGCGGCTCAGGAAGTCATCTGGACCTGACAGAGTTAATTGGCGTCCCACTCCCTCCCTCGGTCTCCTTCACTCCTGGCTATGAGGGTTTTCCAGCCTACAACTTTGAACCCGAGGCCAACATCGGCAGACTCACCAAAACCTTTGTGCCAGCGTCGTTCTACCGGGACTTTTCTATCATTGTCACG GTGCGTCCAGCcagccagagaggaggagtTCTCTTTGCCATCACAGACGCCCATCAGAAGGTGGTGGAACTGGGTTTGGCCCTCACTCCAGTGCGTGGGGGGCTCCAGAGCATCTTACTGTATTACACTGACAGAGAACAGGCTTCTCACAGCCACAAAGCTGCTGCCTTTAGTGTCCCAGACATGACTGACCAGTGGACACGGTTCACG GTGGTGGTGGAACATGACGAGGTGCGTCTCTACATGGACTGCGGAGAGGCCGAGAGGACCAGCTTTCATCGGAGGCCAGAGAGACTCACCTTCTCACGCAACTCTGGCATTTTTGTAGCCAATGCAGGAAGCACAGGGCTCGACAGGTTTGTG gGTTCTATTCAGCAGCTGGTCATAAAAGATGATCCCAGAGCAGCTGAGGAGCAGTGTGAAGACGACGATCCTTAT GCCTCAGGATACGCCAGTGGAGATGATGCTCTGGATGACAGAGAGACTGAGGAAGAAACAATGAAGAATGAACAGAGGAGAAGACCTAGCACAGCAGAG AGAGAGGACAGTGTTCCTGTTAGAGCTCCACCCACTCACGATCCAGAGGTGGAGCTTGAGGAGTAttctggtcacatgactccaACAGTTGCCACTAAAGAACTTCTAACAAGAG AACCACATCGAACAGAGGAGCCAGGAGAGCGACCACCAGAT GATCATGTCAGACCTGGGTCAAAAGGAGAGCGTGGTGATCCCGGGCCGCCTGGACCACCTGGCCCCCAAGGTGACCCAGCTGTACATGGGGATACCAAGCCGGGACCAATTGGACCACAAGGACCACCAGGAACCCCTGGATTCCCTGGAGTACCAGGGATAGAGGGACAGAAG GGAAGCAAGGGAGATAAAGGAGACATG GGTCTGAGAGGTCCTCAGGGATTTCCAGGTTTGAACGGGGAAGCTGGTGTTAAAGGAGAAAAG GGAGAACCAGGAGTTGGTTTACCAGGCGCCCCAGGCTCCCCAGGCCTTCCCGGCCCCCCGGGTCCTCCCAGATCACGCAGTGTTCCT TATGGACCAGATGCCCTGGGTTCTGGCTTTGAAGACCTGGACAGTGATGCTGAACTCGTCAGG GGACCTCCTGGTCCTCCAGGGCCTCCAGGGCCTCCTGGTCCACCTGGACCTCACCTGGCACAAACTGACACCAGTGGAGAACACTCAGCTACGTATGCTGGACCACCTGGTGTGCCTGGCAGAGATGGACTTCCAGGGAAAAATGGAGTACCA ATGTTTGAGGATTGGTTTAGTGGTTCTGGGTCTGAAGGTTCAGGTTTGAGCTCAGAGTTATCCTCTGTCCTCAGCTCAGACCTCGGCTCAGACTTCGGCTCTGGTTTCAGTTCTGGTTCAGGCTCTGGGCTTGACTTCGGGTCTGCTTGGGGTTCAGGCGAG GGTCCAGCAGGAAAAGATGGGACTCCAGGTCTACCGGGAACTGTGGGACAGAAG GGGGACCAAGGGATGCCTGGACCACCTGGACCAAAG GGGGAATGTGGCTCTGGGGGTACAGCAGGATCCCCAGGACCACGTGGGCCTAATGGTCAACCAGGAAAGAGAGGCCCACCCGGTCCCCCAGGTCCCCCGGGACCCTCTGGAACTTCGGGAACCAAGTTCTTTGTAGAG GATATGGAAGGATCTGGAAAAAGGGACATGCTTATTGAAACTGGAGTCAGAGGCCCACAG GGAATCCCTGGCCTACCCGGCCCTCCTGGACCACGG gGTGAGGATGGAGTCCCTGGAATCTCTGTCAAG GGTGAACCAGGGGAGCCAGGATCATCAGGTTCACAGGGTCCTGCCGGAATGCCAGGTACCAGG GGGCCCAAAGGAGATAAAGGCAGTCCAGGACTCAAG GGTGATCAAGGTGCCGATGGTCTCAGTATACCAGGACCACCCGGACCTCCTGGGCCTCCAGGACCTCCCATTAACATACAAGAT TTCCTCAATGCCACAAATGGTATCCTCAACTTGACAGAGATCCGAGGACCACCTGGGCCCATG GGCCCTGAAGGCTTGCCTGGCAGAGCTGGATTTCCA GGCCCCAGGGGACCGAAGGGAGAAATAGGCTCTACAGGCATCCAAGGGTCAGCAGGGCTTAAG ggagaaaagggagaaccAGGGGTGACTATTGCTGCAGATGGATCTCTCTTGTCAGCACCCAGAGGCCCTCAGGGGCCAAAAGGCATAAAG GGCGACCGTGGCTACCCCGGACCTGCTGGACTTATG GGCCCAATAGGACCTTCTGGAGAAAAGGGAGAGTGTGGCATCCCAGGACGTCCA GGGAGACCTGGTTTGCTTGGGAAGAAAGGTGACAAAGGAGATTCTGTTGGCGTAGTG ggACCTCCAGGTCCTCCCGGTCCCCCTGGCCTTCCAGGGAGAATCCTCGGACTGAACGGA GAGTCACCGAGAAGGAGAGATACAGTTGGACctaaaggagaaaaaggagatgaaggatTACCTGGTGAGCCAGGGACACCTG CACCAGGATTTCCAGATGCAATAGTG GGTGCTAGAGGTGATCAAGGATACAAAGGTGAGAAGGGAGAAAAGGGTGACGCAGGCCTGCCTGGCCCTCCAGGACTGCCAGGGAGATCAGGACTGGTG GGACCAAAGGGTGAGTCCATTGTTGGCCCCCAGGGTCCTGTTGGTTCTCCTGGCCAGCCTGGAGCTCCTGGGTTTGGACGACCTGGACCTCGTGGGCCCCCCGGCCCTGCTGGACCTCCGGGACTATCTGCATATGAAACAA CTAttcctggtcctcctggtcctccgGGTCCACCAGGCCCTGCCAACCTG GTGATCACCTACAAGACATTTAACGCTCTCACCAGAGACTCACAGCGCGCTGCAGAAGGAACCTTGGCCTATGTGTCTGACAGAGGAGGGGAGCTGTACATCAGAGCACGCAACGGCTGGCGCAAGATCCAg CTCGGAGAGTTGATCCATCCTGGACCGTCCTCATCGGAGTCCTCTCAGTCCCTCAGCAGACCCGGAGACAGGAGTAGACCGCACAGGACCAATAGCCAG gagctgcaggacgGCAGTAGAGCCTACCAGCCCAGCTATAACGTGCTACCACAGACCTTCAACGGCGTACCTGGG CTCCACCTGGTGGCCCTGAACGCCCCACTCAGAGGAGACATGCGTGGCATCCGTGGAGCAGACTTCCAGTGCTACCAACAGGCCCGTGCCATGGGGCTCACAGCTACATACAGGGCCTTCCTGTCCTCACACCTCCAGGACCTGGCAACAATTGTGAGGAAGACCGACCGCAACGACATGCCCGTGGTTAACCTGAGG GGTGAGGTGCTGTTCAGCAGCTGGATGTCCATCTTCTCTGGGAACGGAGGCACATACGACCCATCCATACCCATCTACTCCTTTGACGGACGGAACGTGATGACAGACTCAACTTG GCCAGACAAGTTGGTGTGGCACGGCTCCAGCGTCGTGGGCAGCCGCCTGACCTCTAACTACTGCGAGGCGTGGAGGACGGCTGACATGGCGGTGACGGGCCAGGCCGCCATGCTGCAGACGGGGCGAATGTTAGGACAGCACGCCCGCTCCTGCTCCAGCCACTACATAGTGCTGTGCATAGAGAACACATACGTGGGAGACAGGCATCAGAGGAGGCCCTGA